Proteins found in one Syngnathus acus chromosome 9, fSynAcu1.2, whole genome shotgun sequence genomic segment:
- the LOC119126984 gene encoding AP2-associated protein kinase 1-like isoform X1 produces MKKFFDSRRELVSSGPGPGAGGGGAGSSGGGSFIGRVFTLGRHQVTIEEIVAEGGFAIVFLVRTNQGQRCALKRMYVNNEHDLQICKLEIQIMRDLVGQKNIVGYLDSSIAAVGAGDVWEVLILMDFCRGGQVVNLMNQRLQTGFTEAEVLQIFCDTCEAVARLHQCKTPIIHRDLKVENILLHDQGHYVLCDFGSATNHFQDPQTEGVPVVEEEIKKYTTLSYRAPEMVNLYGGKVITTKADIWAMGCLLYKLCYFTLPFGESQVAICDGSFTIPDNSRYSQDMHCLIRYILEPDPDMRPDIYQVSYFAFKMNRRECPVPNVHNSPIPAKLPEPIKASEAVVKKSQTKARITDPIPTTETSIAPRQRPKAGQTQPQPISGILPIQAGVTPRKRPNVAAAAPQAIGVGISVPPSAAGALQTSQQVPAPTQGSLQPLQTTNIQPQVTPQPQQLLMKQQQPSALLQLQNTQQQQQHEVQESPALHLTPIPECSVIGPAADPDVTTGRGNKVGSLTPPSSPKLTAKSGHRRILSDVTHSAIFGVPISKSTQLLQAAAAEASLNKSKSASTTPSGSPCSSQQTVYHPSDADTQSAHITINTQPSWNPFGDDNFSKLTAEELLNKDFAKLAETAPEKSRGDCIIHGLNSFADNLIDHGQKSHETSLLHPDLLTLTEPLSTIAGTAKTEMCVDSLIPGFEAPQVQRHSGQSELPSASMPDSLTGKDSLLGCHLLSHTSPHGKQNVSATSSYHSSAPLGSCSATCLEELHPSQTSADSSSFLMSQGEKGNNDEFDPIPVLISRTSSQDVQLDRNGYSVLGQEGRDSETVGDCAPSDGCDHSSDEDQEKVTCEEEQKNFGGATEGHTSAHDLSGSRPLLLDSEEDEEHESQPTPASCVVSSAVTFHPPAPAAVAQNHSLLDPEPASIFSKAPFRLTQQEQGDVFANAPFPSGPLAAQQRLDVFSQAPFAKRKEAAPPPYPHGAAVIPEQGALGQTAPHPFRPQALAKYSRHFEGTVTQQHEDPFKVSNETGVHAADPFVCAPFHLKAPQEKP; encoded by the exons ATGAAGAAATTTTTTGACTCGCGCCGGGAGCTGGTGAGCTCGGGGCCTGGTCCGGGAGCCGGCGGAGGAGGCGCCGGTTCCAGCGGCGGAGGCAGCTTCATCGGCAGGGTTTTTACCCTTGGACGACATCAAGTGACCATCGAAGAGATCGTGGCTGAAG GAGGTtttgccattgtttttttggtgcGAACAAATCAGGGTCAGCGGTGTGCTCTAAAGCGGATGTACGTTAACAATGAACATGATCTACAAATCTGCAAACTGGAAATACAGATTATG CGTGACCTTGTGGGTCAGAAAAACATAGTTGGGTATCTGGATTCCAGCATAGCTGCAGTTGGAGCTGGTGACGTGTGGGAGGTCCTAATCTTAATGGACTTCTGTCGAG GTGGACAGGTGGTCAACCTGATGAACCAACGCTTACAGACCGGCTTCACGGAGGCAGAGGTGTTGCAGATCTTTTGCGATACGTGTGAGGCTGTTGCTCGTCTGCACCAGTGCAAGACTCCAATCATTCATCGAGACCTCAAG GTGGAAAATATTCTTCTGCATGACCAGGGGCATTATGTACTGTGTGACTTTGGAAGTGCTACAAACCATTTCCAAGACCCACAGACAGAGGGGGTACCTGTCGTTGAGGAGGAAATCAAAAA GTATACTACTTTATCATACCGTGCTCCAGAGATGGTCAACCTCTATGGTGGTAAAGTCATCACAACAAAGGCGGATATATGG GCTATGGGATGCCTCCTCTATAAACTATGCTACTTCACGCTTCCTTTCGGGGAGAGCCAAGTTGCTATCTGTGATGGCAGTTTCACTATTCCAGACAATTCACGTTACTCCCAAGATATGCACTGTCTCATCA GATATATACTGGAACCCGACCCCGACATGAGGCCAGACATCTATCAAGTATCATACTTTGCCTTTAAAATGAATCGGCGAGAGTGTCCTGTTCCAAATGTACAT AATTCACCTATTCCTGCAAAACTTCCCGAGCCTATCAAAGCCAGTGAAGCAGTGGTCAAGAAAAGTCAAACCAAAGCCAG GATCACAGACCCCATTCCTACCACTGAAACCTCAATAGCACCTCGACAAAGACCTAAGGCTGGCCAGACCCAACCGCAGCCTATATCAGGCATTCTTCCCATACAAGCAGGTGTGACCCCACGCAAGAGGCCCAATGTAGCAGCTGCAGCGCCCCAGGCCATAG GTGTTGGTATCAGTGTCCCACCTTCAGCTGCGGGTGCCCTCCAGACTTCTCAACAGGTTCCTGCTCCCACGCAGGGTTCACTGCAGCCATTGCAGACCACCAACATTCAGCCTCAAGTCACGCCGCAACCTCAGCAGCTCCTCATGAAACAGCAACAACCTTCCGCTTTGTTACAGCTTCAGAATACCCAGCAG caacagcagcatgaGGTCCAAGAAAGTCCAGCTCTCCATCTCACCCCCATACCCGAGTGTTCCGTCATTGGGCCAGCTGCTGACCCAGATGTG ACAACTGGAAGGGGGAACAAAGTCGGCTCCCTGACACCCCCATCGTCACCCAAGCTGACGGCCAAGAGTGGTCATCGCCGCATCCTGAGCGACGTCACTCACAGTGCCATCTTCGGGGTCCCCATCAGCAAGTCCACCCAGCTCCTGCAGGCAGCCGCAGCTGAGGCCAGCCTCAACAAATCCAA ATCGGCCAGCACGACTCCTTCTGGCTCCCCATGCTCGTCCCAGCAGACTGTATATCACCCATCTGATGCTGACACCCAATCTGCCCATATTACAATCAACACTCAGCCCAGTTGGAACCCTTTTGGTGACGATAATTTCTCGAAGCTGACTGCTGAGGAGCTGCTTAACAAAGACTTTGCAAAGCTTGCTGAAA CTGCTCCAGAGAAGTCCAGGGGTGACTGTATCATTCATGGGCTCAATTCATTTGCTG ACAACTTGATTGATCATGGACAGAAGTCTCACGAAACCTCTCTTCTGCACCCTGACCTTTTAACCCTGACTGAGCCTTTGAGCACAATTGCTGGTACTG CAAAGACAGAGATGTGTGTGGATTCACTGATTCCTGGCTTTGAAGCCCCTCAAGTCCAGCGCCACTCGGGCCAGTCAGAGCTCCCCTCCGCCAGCATGCCAG ACTCTTTAACCGGGAAGGACTCTCTGCTGGGCTGCCATCTTCTATCTCATACTTCTCCTCACGGAAAGCAGAATGTTTCTGCTACTTCCTCCTATCACTCCTCTGCTCCTCTTGGCTCCTGCTCCGCAACCTGTCTGGAGGAGTTGCATCCTTCTCAGACATCTGCTG ActcctcctctttcctcaTGTCGCAAGGAGAGAAAGGGAATAATGACGAGTTTGACCCTATTCCCGTGCTCATCTCCAGAACCTCAAGCCAAG ATGTGCAGCTGGACAGGAACGGCTACTCCGTGCTCGGCCAAGAAGGGCGCGACAGCGAAACTGTGGGCGATTGTGCACCAAGCGACGGATGTGATCACTCCAGTGATGAAGACCAGGAGAAAGTAACCTGTGAAGAAGAGCAGAAGAACTTCGGGGGTGCCACCGAGGGTCATACTTCAGCCCACGACCTAAGCGGCTCCAGACCGCTGCTACTTGACTCCGAGGAGGACGAAGAGCACGAAAGCCAACCGACGCCAGCTTCCTGTGTGGTATCATCTGCTGTGACCTTCCATCCACCTGCGCCCGCCGCCGTTGCCCAGAATCATTCCCTGCTTGATCCCGAGCCAGCCAGCATCTTCTCAAAAGCTCCTTTTCGCCTCACGCAGCAAGAACAGGGCGACGTGTTTGCCAACGCGCCATTTCCCAGCGGCCCGTTGGCAGCCCAACAGCGGCTGGATGTGTTCTCCCAGGCTCCATTTGCGAAAAGAAAGGAGGCCGCACCACCTCCGTAccctcacggggcagctgtgaTACCTGAACAAGGTGCGTTGGGACAGACTGCACCACATCCGTTCCGTCCGCAAGCGCTAGCCAAATATTCCCGCCACTTTGAGGGTACGGTGACCCAGCAGCATGAGGACCCTTTTAAAGTGAGCAATGAAACTGGTGTACACGCTGCTGACCCCTTTGTCTGTGCGCCATTTCACCTCAAAGCCCCCCAGGAAAAGCCCTGA
- the LOC119126984 gene encoding AP2-associated protein kinase 1-like isoform X6 has product MKKFFDSRRELVSSGPGPGAGGGGAGSSGGGSFIGRVFTLGRHQVTIEEIVAEGGFAIVFLVRTNQGQRCALKRMYVNNEHDLQICKLEIQIMRDLVGQKNIVGYLDSSIAAVGAGDVWEVLILMDFCRGGQVVNLMNQRLQTGFTEAEVLQIFCDTCEAVARLHQCKTPIIHRDLKVENILLHDQGHYVLCDFGSATNHFQDPQTEGVPVVEEEIKKYTTLSYRAPEMVNLYGGKVITTKADIWAMGCLLYKLCYFTLPFGESQVAICDGSFTIPDNSRYSQDMHCLIRYILEPDPDMRPDIYQVSYFAFKMNRRECPVPNVHNSPIPAKLPEPIKASEAVVKKSQTKARITDPIPTTETSIAPRQRPKAGQTQPQPISGILPIQAGVTPRKRPNVAAAAPQAIGVGISVPPSAAGALQTSQQVPAPTQGSLQPLQTTNIQPQVTPQPQQLLMKQQQPSALLQLQNTQQQQQHEVQESPALHLTPIPECSVIGPAADPDVTTGRGNKVGSLTPPSSPKLTAKSGHRRILSDVTHSAIFGVPISKSTQLLQAAAAEASLNKSKSASTTPSGSPCSSQQTVYHPSDADTQSAHITINTQPSWNPFGDDNFSKLTAEELLNKDFAKLAETAPEKSRGDCIIHGLNSFAAKTEMCVDSLIPGFEAPQVQRHSGQSELPSASMPDSLTGKDSLLGCHLLSHTSPHGKQNVSATSSYHSSAPLGSCSATCLEELHPSQTSADSSSFLMSQGEKGNNDEFDPIPVLISRTSSQDVQLDRNGYSVLGQEGRDSETVGDCAPSDGCDHSSDEDQEKVTCEEEQKNFGGATEGHTSAHDLSGSRPLLLDSEEDEEHESQPTPASCVVSSAVTFHPPAPAAVAQNHSLLDPEPASIFSKAPFRLTQQEQGDVFANAPFPSGPLAAQQRLDVFSQAPFAKRKEAAPPPYPHGAAVIPEQGALGQTAPHPFRPQALAKYSRHFEGTVTQQHEDPFKVSNETGVHAADPFVCAPFHLKAPQEKP; this is encoded by the exons ATGAAGAAATTTTTTGACTCGCGCCGGGAGCTGGTGAGCTCGGGGCCTGGTCCGGGAGCCGGCGGAGGAGGCGCCGGTTCCAGCGGCGGAGGCAGCTTCATCGGCAGGGTTTTTACCCTTGGACGACATCAAGTGACCATCGAAGAGATCGTGGCTGAAG GAGGTtttgccattgtttttttggtgcGAACAAATCAGGGTCAGCGGTGTGCTCTAAAGCGGATGTACGTTAACAATGAACATGATCTACAAATCTGCAAACTGGAAATACAGATTATG CGTGACCTTGTGGGTCAGAAAAACATAGTTGGGTATCTGGATTCCAGCATAGCTGCAGTTGGAGCTGGTGACGTGTGGGAGGTCCTAATCTTAATGGACTTCTGTCGAG GTGGACAGGTGGTCAACCTGATGAACCAACGCTTACAGACCGGCTTCACGGAGGCAGAGGTGTTGCAGATCTTTTGCGATACGTGTGAGGCTGTTGCTCGTCTGCACCAGTGCAAGACTCCAATCATTCATCGAGACCTCAAG GTGGAAAATATTCTTCTGCATGACCAGGGGCATTATGTACTGTGTGACTTTGGAAGTGCTACAAACCATTTCCAAGACCCACAGACAGAGGGGGTACCTGTCGTTGAGGAGGAAATCAAAAA GTATACTACTTTATCATACCGTGCTCCAGAGATGGTCAACCTCTATGGTGGTAAAGTCATCACAACAAAGGCGGATATATGG GCTATGGGATGCCTCCTCTATAAACTATGCTACTTCACGCTTCCTTTCGGGGAGAGCCAAGTTGCTATCTGTGATGGCAGTTTCACTATTCCAGACAATTCACGTTACTCCCAAGATATGCACTGTCTCATCA GATATATACTGGAACCCGACCCCGACATGAGGCCAGACATCTATCAAGTATCATACTTTGCCTTTAAAATGAATCGGCGAGAGTGTCCTGTTCCAAATGTACAT AATTCACCTATTCCTGCAAAACTTCCCGAGCCTATCAAAGCCAGTGAAGCAGTGGTCAAGAAAAGTCAAACCAAAGCCAG GATCACAGACCCCATTCCTACCACTGAAACCTCAATAGCACCTCGACAAAGACCTAAGGCTGGCCAGACCCAACCGCAGCCTATATCAGGCATTCTTCCCATACAAGCAGGTGTGACCCCACGCAAGAGGCCCAATGTAGCAGCTGCAGCGCCCCAGGCCATAG GTGTTGGTATCAGTGTCCCACCTTCAGCTGCGGGTGCCCTCCAGACTTCTCAACAGGTTCCTGCTCCCACGCAGGGTTCACTGCAGCCATTGCAGACCACCAACATTCAGCCTCAAGTCACGCCGCAACCTCAGCAGCTCCTCATGAAACAGCAACAACCTTCCGCTTTGTTACAGCTTCAGAATACCCAGCAG caacagcagcatgaGGTCCAAGAAAGTCCAGCTCTCCATCTCACCCCCATACCCGAGTGTTCCGTCATTGGGCCAGCTGCTGACCCAGATGTG ACAACTGGAAGGGGGAACAAAGTCGGCTCCCTGACACCCCCATCGTCACCCAAGCTGACGGCCAAGAGTGGTCATCGCCGCATCCTGAGCGACGTCACTCACAGTGCCATCTTCGGGGTCCCCATCAGCAAGTCCACCCAGCTCCTGCAGGCAGCCGCAGCTGAGGCCAGCCTCAACAAATCCAA ATCGGCCAGCACGACTCCTTCTGGCTCCCCATGCTCGTCCCAGCAGACTGTATATCACCCATCTGATGCTGACACCCAATCTGCCCATATTACAATCAACACTCAGCCCAGTTGGAACCCTTTTGGTGACGATAATTTCTCGAAGCTGACTGCTGAGGAGCTGCTTAACAAAGACTTTGCAAAGCTTGCTGAAA CTGCTCCAGAGAAGTCCAGGGGTGACTGTATCATTCATGGGCTCAATTCATTTGCTG CAAAGACAGAGATGTGTGTGGATTCACTGATTCCTGGCTTTGAAGCCCCTCAAGTCCAGCGCCACTCGGGCCAGTCAGAGCTCCCCTCCGCCAGCATGCCAG ACTCTTTAACCGGGAAGGACTCTCTGCTGGGCTGCCATCTTCTATCTCATACTTCTCCTCACGGAAAGCAGAATGTTTCTGCTACTTCCTCCTATCACTCCTCTGCTCCTCTTGGCTCCTGCTCCGCAACCTGTCTGGAGGAGTTGCATCCTTCTCAGACATCTGCTG ActcctcctctttcctcaTGTCGCAAGGAGAGAAAGGGAATAATGACGAGTTTGACCCTATTCCCGTGCTCATCTCCAGAACCTCAAGCCAAG ATGTGCAGCTGGACAGGAACGGCTACTCCGTGCTCGGCCAAGAAGGGCGCGACAGCGAAACTGTGGGCGATTGTGCACCAAGCGACGGATGTGATCACTCCAGTGATGAAGACCAGGAGAAAGTAACCTGTGAAGAAGAGCAGAAGAACTTCGGGGGTGCCACCGAGGGTCATACTTCAGCCCACGACCTAAGCGGCTCCAGACCGCTGCTACTTGACTCCGAGGAGGACGAAGAGCACGAAAGCCAACCGACGCCAGCTTCCTGTGTGGTATCATCTGCTGTGACCTTCCATCCACCTGCGCCCGCCGCCGTTGCCCAGAATCATTCCCTGCTTGATCCCGAGCCAGCCAGCATCTTCTCAAAAGCTCCTTTTCGCCTCACGCAGCAAGAACAGGGCGACGTGTTTGCCAACGCGCCATTTCCCAGCGGCCCGTTGGCAGCCCAACAGCGGCTGGATGTGTTCTCCCAGGCTCCATTTGCGAAAAGAAAGGAGGCCGCACCACCTCCGTAccctcacggggcagctgtgaTACCTGAACAAGGTGCGTTGGGACAGACTGCACCACATCCGTTCCGTCCGCAAGCGCTAGCCAAATATTCCCGCCACTTTGAGGGTACGGTGACCCAGCAGCATGAGGACCCTTTTAAAGTGAGCAATGAAACTGGTGTACACGCTGCTGACCCCTTTGTCTGTGCGCCATTTCACCTCAAAGCCCCCCAGGAAAAGCCCTGA
- the LOC119126984 gene encoding AP2-associated protein kinase 1-like isoform X3 gives MKKFFDSRRELVSSGPGPGAGGGGAGSSGGGSFIGRVFTLGRHQVTIEEIVAEGGFAIVFLVRTNQGQRCALKRMYVNNEHDLQICKLEIQIMRDLVGQKNIVGYLDSSIAAVGAGDVWEVLILMDFCRGGQVVNLMNQRLQTGFTEAEVLQIFCDTCEAVARLHQCKTPIIHRDLKVENILLHDQGHYVLCDFGSATNHFQDPQTEGVPVVEEEIKKYTTLSYRAPEMVNLYGGKVITTKADIWAMGCLLYKLCYFTLPFGESQVAICDGSFTIPDNSRYSQDMHCLIRYILEPDPDMRPDIYQVSYFAFKMNRRECPVPNVHNSPIPAKLPEPIKASEAVVKKSQTKARITDPIPTTETSIAPRQRPKAGQTQPQPISGILPIQAGVTPRKRPNVAAAAPQAIGVGISVPPSAAGALQTSQQVPAPTQGSLQPLQTTNIQPQVTPQPQQLLMKQQQPSALLQLQNTQQQHEVQESPALHLTPIPECSVIGPAADPDVTTGRGNKVGSLTPPSSPKLTAKSGHRRILSDVTHSAIFGVPISKSTQLLQAAAAEASLNKSKSASTTPSGSPCSSQQTVYHPSDADTQSAHITINTQPSWNPFGDDNFSKLTAEELLNKDFAKLAETAPEKSRGDCIIHGLNSFADNLIDHGQKSHETSLLHPDLLTLTEPLSTIAGTAKTEMCVDSLIPGFEAPQVQRHSGQSELPSASMPDSLTGKDSLLGCHLLSHTSPHGKQNVSATSSYHSSAPLGSCSATCLEELHPSQTSADSSSFLMSQGEKGNNDEFDPIPVLISRTSSQDVQLDRNGYSVLGQEGRDSETVGDCAPSDGCDHSSDEDQEKVTCEEEQKNFGGATEGHTSAHDLSGSRPLLLDSEEDEEHESQPTPASCVVSSAVTFHPPAPAAVAQNHSLLDPEPASIFSKAPFRLTQQEQGDVFANAPFPSGPLAAQQRLDVFSQAPFAKRKEAAPPPYPHGAAVIPEQGALGQTAPHPFRPQALAKYSRHFEGTVTQQHEDPFKVSNETGVHAADPFVCAPFHLKAPQEKP, from the exons ATGAAGAAATTTTTTGACTCGCGCCGGGAGCTGGTGAGCTCGGGGCCTGGTCCGGGAGCCGGCGGAGGAGGCGCCGGTTCCAGCGGCGGAGGCAGCTTCATCGGCAGGGTTTTTACCCTTGGACGACATCAAGTGACCATCGAAGAGATCGTGGCTGAAG GAGGTtttgccattgtttttttggtgcGAACAAATCAGGGTCAGCGGTGTGCTCTAAAGCGGATGTACGTTAACAATGAACATGATCTACAAATCTGCAAACTGGAAATACAGATTATG CGTGACCTTGTGGGTCAGAAAAACATAGTTGGGTATCTGGATTCCAGCATAGCTGCAGTTGGAGCTGGTGACGTGTGGGAGGTCCTAATCTTAATGGACTTCTGTCGAG GTGGACAGGTGGTCAACCTGATGAACCAACGCTTACAGACCGGCTTCACGGAGGCAGAGGTGTTGCAGATCTTTTGCGATACGTGTGAGGCTGTTGCTCGTCTGCACCAGTGCAAGACTCCAATCATTCATCGAGACCTCAAG GTGGAAAATATTCTTCTGCATGACCAGGGGCATTATGTACTGTGTGACTTTGGAAGTGCTACAAACCATTTCCAAGACCCACAGACAGAGGGGGTACCTGTCGTTGAGGAGGAAATCAAAAA GTATACTACTTTATCATACCGTGCTCCAGAGATGGTCAACCTCTATGGTGGTAAAGTCATCACAACAAAGGCGGATATATGG GCTATGGGATGCCTCCTCTATAAACTATGCTACTTCACGCTTCCTTTCGGGGAGAGCCAAGTTGCTATCTGTGATGGCAGTTTCACTATTCCAGACAATTCACGTTACTCCCAAGATATGCACTGTCTCATCA GATATATACTGGAACCCGACCCCGACATGAGGCCAGACATCTATCAAGTATCATACTTTGCCTTTAAAATGAATCGGCGAGAGTGTCCTGTTCCAAATGTACAT AATTCACCTATTCCTGCAAAACTTCCCGAGCCTATCAAAGCCAGTGAAGCAGTGGTCAAGAAAAGTCAAACCAAAGCCAG GATCACAGACCCCATTCCTACCACTGAAACCTCAATAGCACCTCGACAAAGACCTAAGGCTGGCCAGACCCAACCGCAGCCTATATCAGGCATTCTTCCCATACAAGCAGGTGTGACCCCACGCAAGAGGCCCAATGTAGCAGCTGCAGCGCCCCAGGCCATAG GTGTTGGTATCAGTGTCCCACCTTCAGCTGCGGGTGCCCTCCAGACTTCTCAACAGGTTCCTGCTCCCACGCAGGGTTCACTGCAGCCATTGCAGACCACCAACATTCAGCCTCAAGTCACGCCGCAACCTCAGCAGCTCCTCATGAAACAGCAACAACCTTCCGCTTTGTTACAGCTTCAGAATACCCAGCAG cagcatgaGGTCCAAGAAAGTCCAGCTCTCCATCTCACCCCCATACCCGAGTGTTCCGTCATTGGGCCAGCTGCTGACCCAGATGTG ACAACTGGAAGGGGGAACAAAGTCGGCTCCCTGACACCCCCATCGTCACCCAAGCTGACGGCCAAGAGTGGTCATCGCCGCATCCTGAGCGACGTCACTCACAGTGCCATCTTCGGGGTCCCCATCAGCAAGTCCACCCAGCTCCTGCAGGCAGCCGCAGCTGAGGCCAGCCTCAACAAATCCAA ATCGGCCAGCACGACTCCTTCTGGCTCCCCATGCTCGTCCCAGCAGACTGTATATCACCCATCTGATGCTGACACCCAATCTGCCCATATTACAATCAACACTCAGCCCAGTTGGAACCCTTTTGGTGACGATAATTTCTCGAAGCTGACTGCTGAGGAGCTGCTTAACAAAGACTTTGCAAAGCTTGCTGAAA CTGCTCCAGAGAAGTCCAGGGGTGACTGTATCATTCATGGGCTCAATTCATTTGCTG ACAACTTGATTGATCATGGACAGAAGTCTCACGAAACCTCTCTTCTGCACCCTGACCTTTTAACCCTGACTGAGCCTTTGAGCACAATTGCTGGTACTG CAAAGACAGAGATGTGTGTGGATTCACTGATTCCTGGCTTTGAAGCCCCTCAAGTCCAGCGCCACTCGGGCCAGTCAGAGCTCCCCTCCGCCAGCATGCCAG ACTCTTTAACCGGGAAGGACTCTCTGCTGGGCTGCCATCTTCTATCTCATACTTCTCCTCACGGAAAGCAGAATGTTTCTGCTACTTCCTCCTATCACTCCTCTGCTCCTCTTGGCTCCTGCTCCGCAACCTGTCTGGAGGAGTTGCATCCTTCTCAGACATCTGCTG ActcctcctctttcctcaTGTCGCAAGGAGAGAAAGGGAATAATGACGAGTTTGACCCTATTCCCGTGCTCATCTCCAGAACCTCAAGCCAAG ATGTGCAGCTGGACAGGAACGGCTACTCCGTGCTCGGCCAAGAAGGGCGCGACAGCGAAACTGTGGGCGATTGTGCACCAAGCGACGGATGTGATCACTCCAGTGATGAAGACCAGGAGAAAGTAACCTGTGAAGAAGAGCAGAAGAACTTCGGGGGTGCCACCGAGGGTCATACTTCAGCCCACGACCTAAGCGGCTCCAGACCGCTGCTACTTGACTCCGAGGAGGACGAAGAGCACGAAAGCCAACCGACGCCAGCTTCCTGTGTGGTATCATCTGCTGTGACCTTCCATCCACCTGCGCCCGCCGCCGTTGCCCAGAATCATTCCCTGCTTGATCCCGAGCCAGCCAGCATCTTCTCAAAAGCTCCTTTTCGCCTCACGCAGCAAGAACAGGGCGACGTGTTTGCCAACGCGCCATTTCCCAGCGGCCCGTTGGCAGCCCAACAGCGGCTGGATGTGTTCTCCCAGGCTCCATTTGCGAAAAGAAAGGAGGCCGCACCACCTCCGTAccctcacggggcagctgtgaTACCTGAACAAGGTGCGTTGGGACAGACTGCACCACATCCGTTCCGTCCGCAAGCGCTAGCCAAATATTCCCGCCACTTTGAGGGTACGGTGACCCAGCAGCATGAGGACCCTTTTAAAGTGAGCAATGAAACTGGTGTACACGCTGCTGACCCCTTTGTCTGTGCGCCATTTCACCTCAAAGCCCCCCAGGAAAAGCCCTGA